The genomic window AGTCGAATTCTCTTCATCCATGTCGCTCCGCCGGCTCGAAGCCCTGTTTTTCACACATTAAGCCCTCCCTGAGCCGGATGCAAGGGCAGCAGTCGTGACGGACCTCCCGGATTGGGTGAGAAAATAGTACCATCAGGTTATTATCCCATGGCCTTAAGAGCGCACTTTAAACTGGGCGATCATCTGTTCAAGGGCCTCTGCTACCTGGGCTACCCGAATCGCGGCGGGGCCCGTCTCATGAATTGTCCTGGACGTTTCACTCATAACCGCCGATACCTTCTGTATATTACCGGCCGTCTGGCTCGTGGTCGCAGTCTCCTGTTCGACCGCCACGGCAATTTGATTGATCTGAGTATCGACCGTATTCATTTGACCCACGATAGTACGGAGAAATTCTCTGGATTGGTTGGCCTTTTCAGTGCCCACCTCCACCTCCCTCACGCTCTCGTCAATAGAGATGACGATACTGTGAGTCTCGAGCTGCATCGCCTCGATGGTCCGTGCGATCTCCCCTGTGGCCACCGTGGTGCGCTCCGCCAGCTTACGCACCTCATCCGCCACCACGGCAAAGCCCCTTCCGTGCTCGCCCGCCCGGGCCGCTTCGATGGCCGCATTGAGGGCAAGCAGGTTGGTCTGATCCGCAATGTCGTTTATAAATCCCACCACCTGTCCGACCTGGTCCGATTTTGCCCCCAGGGTCTGCACAAAATGGGCGAGACCCTTCACTTTTTCGGCGATATTCTTCATCACTTCCACTGTTTCTTCTATGATGGTGCCACCCGCATGTATCGCCTGATTGGAGTGCTTCGAACTGTCCGCAGCCAGCGTGCAGTTACGGGCGATCTCCGAAGATGTCGACGAGAGCTCTTCGGAAGCAACGGCAATTGAGTTGACCTGCGAGGAGATCTCCTCAAAAGCCGATACCATCTGCTCGATCGTGGCCCGCATTTTTGCGGACGCCGAAGACATCTCATCGCTGTCCTCGGCAACATGCTTCATTATACGCCGGAGGTTATCGATAAACCCGTTGAACTGGCGGCCAATTTCGCCCAGCTCGTCACGGGATTCCACCTCCACCTGTTTGGTGAGGTCTCCCCTGGTCACCTGCCCGATAGCTTCTACCGTCTTCTTCAGGCCAGCCGTAATAGTACCGGCCAGGCCGAAGCTGGCAGCAAGGGAGGCAACGGTCGCGACACCGATCAGCGAAAACTGCACTACCGGCGGGTAAGCGGCGTAGATCGCCCATGCAAGCACCAGAAGAAAAAATATAAAGACGCACGGCGCAATCAGTAGTTTCTGAGATATCCGCAAATCGGCAAAAATCTGTTTCACGATGCCCTCCCCTATTGAGGTGATTCCCCCAAATAATTCAGATCAAGGTCATTCCACCCCTGAAGGGCGGCTGTCCTTATCTTACGCTATTGTAGCCGACGCCGGGGTATTTCGGGTCCATCTTTGCACCCGGGCGGTATCTAATTTGTTTATCGGTATTCTCGGAAAAGCCTTAAATGATTATGCCCTTTTCAACTTTATTTTTCTCAATTTGGGATAAATCGAGTTGTTTCATAATGACAACGCCTGCGCTCTTCATCTCCTCGATGGCTGCGGCAGCGGTATCCGACGCGATCCCCCTGGAAAGGCTTTCTATTACGATAGTGGAAAAACCCCTTTTTCTGCCGTCGAGGGCGGTATATTTCACACAGTAATCGATAGCAACCCCGAAGATTACGATTTTCTCTACCTTTTTGGAACGGAGCAGGCTTTCGAGCGCGGTCTCATTACCACCCTCATCCTGAAAGGCTGAATAGCTATCGAACCGGGAATCGGCACCTTTTTTCACTATTTCATGAAAGAGGCCGTTGTCGATAAGAATCGCGGCCTTTTCCGTGGCCTGCACGCAATGGGGGGGCCAGAGCATCTGTCTTCTTCCGTCGACCTCCACCGTATCTCCCGCTTTTTTTCCTTTATGAGACGTGAAGAAGGAGACATGGTCCGGAGGATGCCAGTCCTGGGAGCCGAAAACAAGGAACCCCGCCGTCTTCAGGAGACGCGCCGCCGCCTCGACCTCATCGATATAGTTCTTGCCCGTCCCCGGCACCGCAAGAGATCCGGCGGCAAATTGGGTAAAATCCCCCTGCATGTCAATGACGAGGGCCGCGATGCCCTTTCCTTTCTCTCTTTCCCTGCTGTTCATCGATCTCTCCTTTTCCTGGAAGCAACGAAGGTGCAATCCCCCGGGCACCCCTATGGGGTTTAACAAATCTGCTGAGACGAACACGAAAGCACCTGAAAAGCCCGGCTCTTATCGCGGAATACGGTGGTCCCTTTAAGGCCGCTCCGAAAGGCCTGCTCGTATATCGCTATAATCGCATCAGGCGTCGCGGATGCGGGGAGATTGATGGTTTTCGAAACCGCGTTATCCACATGTCTCTGGAATACCCCCTGGATCCTGAGATGGATGAGCGGCGGGATCTGGTGGGCAGTACGGAAAAGTTCATCCGGCGGTTTTGCATACCGGGAGTCCTCCCTCATCTCCTCATAGAGAGGATCTCTTATCTCGAGCTCGACGTCTCCAAGAAGACGGCGCGTGTACCGGATGTCGTATACAGGCTCTATACCTCCCGAACAACCCGCAATAATGCTCAAGGTCCCTGTGGGCGCCACGGTGGTAGTGGTGGCGTTGCGCTGGGGCATGTTTTTCCTGTCCCACGTGCTTCCTTTATAATTAGGGAAGACCCCCCGCTCCTCGGCAAGGCGGGCCGATGCGGTTTTCGATTCCTTCTGGATAAAGCTCATGACCTCTTCTCCCGCCTTCTCCGCCGAAGGGGAATCATACGGGATGCCCAGGCGTATGAGCATGTGGGCGAACCCCATAACGCCCAGCCCTATCTTGCGGTTGCCCCTCGTCACTTTATCTATGCCGCCGATGGGATACCTGCCCATTTCGATTACATTATCCAGAAATCTCACCCCAAGGTGAACGAGGTCTCCCAGCCTTTTCCAGTCTATCGTCCCCTTCAGCGCAATTTTCGAGAGGTTGATGGAGCCGAGACAGCACGATTCATAGGGGAGAAGGGGTTGCTCTCCGCACGGGTTCGTCGCTTCTATGTCTCCCATGTGGGGAGTCGGATTGGCCCTGTTAATGGTGTCAATGAAAAGGACCCCCGGTTCTCCTGATATCCAGGCTGATTCAGCGATTAGTCTGAAGAGGTCGCGGGCTTTCAGCCTCTTCGTTGTCTGCTTCGTTCTCGGGTTAAGAAGGGCAAAATCCTCTCCTCCCGCATAAGCTTTCATAAATTCATCCGTAACCGCAACCGAGAGGTTGAAGTTGGTGAGCTCATGAGGGTCTCTCTTTATGGTTATGAATTCCTCTATATCAGGGTGGTCGATCCTGAGGACGCCCATATTCGCCCCCCTGCGGGTACCGCCCTGCTTAATCACTTCGGTGGCAACATTGATAACTCTAATGAAGGATACGGGACCGCTCGCCTCGCCCATGGTGGAAAATACCCTGTCATTCTTGGGCCTGAGTCTCGAGAAGGAAAACCCGGTGCCCCCGCCTGTTCTATG from Syntrophorhabdaceae bacterium includes these protein-coding regions:
- a CDS encoding adenosylcobalamin-dependent ribonucleoside-diphosphate reductase: MGLEKTQSGITVREEKMDQSAILVLRKRYLLRDESGSVIETPLDMFRRVARHIAGGEDEFDSARKAEREEEFYTMLSNLEFLPNSPTLMNAGRELGQLAACFVLPVFDSLESIFDVVKETAMVHRTGGGTGFSFSRLRPKNDRVFSTMGEASGPVSFIRVINVATEVIKQGGTRRGANMGVLRIDHPDIEEFITIKRDPHELTNFNLSVAVTDEFMKAYAGGEDFALLNPRTKQTTKRLKARDLFRLIAESAWISGEPGVLFIDTINRANPTPHMGDIEATNPCGEQPLLPYESCCLGSINLSKIALKGTIDWKRLGDLVHLGVRFLDNVIEMGRYPIGGIDKVTRGNRKIGLGVMGFAHMLIRLGIPYDSPSAEKAGEEVMSFIQKESKTASARLAEERGVFPNYKGSTWDRKNMPQRNATTTTVAPTGTLSIIAGCSGGIEPVYDIRYTRRLLGDVELEIRDPLYEEMREDSRYAKPPDELFRTAHQIPPLIHLRIQGVFQRHVDNAVSKTINLPASATPDAIIAIYEQAFRSGLKGTTVFRDKSRAFQVLSCSSQQIC
- a CDS encoding methyl-accepting chemotaxis protein codes for the protein MKQIFADLRISQKLLIAPCVFIFFLLVLAWAIYAAYPPVVQFSLIGVATVASLAASFGLAGTITAGLKKTVEAIGQVTRGDLTKQVEVESRDELGEIGRQFNGFIDNLRRIMKHVAEDSDEMSSASAKMRATIEQMVSAFEEISSQVNSIAVASEELSSTSSEIARNCTLAADSSKHSNQAIHAGGTIIEETVEVMKNIAEKVKGLAHFVQTLGAKSDQVGQVVGFINDIADQTNLLALNAAIEAARAGEHGRGFAVVADEVRKLAERTTVATGEIARTIEAMQLETHSIVISIDESVREVEVGTEKANQSREFLRTIVGQMNTVDTQINQIAVAVEQETATTSQTAGNIQKVSAVMSETSRTIHETGPAAIRVAQVAEALEQMIAQFKVRS
- a CDS encoding isochorismatase family protein, with amino-acid sequence MNSREREKGKGIAALVIDMQGDFTQFAAGSLAVPGTGKNYIDEVEAAARLLKTAGFLVFGSQDWHPPDHVSFFTSHKGKKAGDTVEVDGRRQMLWPPHCVQATEKAAILIDNGLFHEIVKKGADSRFDSYSAFQDEGGNETALESLLRSKKVEKIVIFGVAIDYCVKYTALDGRKRGFSTIVIESLSRGIASDTAAAAIEEMKSAGVVIMKQLDLSQIEKNKVEKGIII